The region tcagacacgtGAAGAGAAGATACGAGGATGCATAAGTGAGGAGGTGTAAGAGGCTGGCTGTAGCAGGAGTTCAAAGAGGTAAAAATAGGTCAAAAAAAGAACCGAGAATGATAATTAAACAGGATATGACACAACTTCAATTTACTGAAAACATGACATTAGACTAAAAAGCTTGGAGTTAGAGAATTAGGGTAAAATGAAGTAGGTTAGTCAAGTAAAGTCGCACCTCTAGTAGTATATGACGTAGGTGTCACGTAGtttttcttcatctttcactttcttCCTTTCTACTTTGTTCTTTGTTCCTTTCTTTAATAGAAATTGCTACACTACTTATGTGGATTACTATATTGgtgtttctttttcttgtatttttttgcTTTTAGGAGTGAGTTATCAGAATCAATATCTCTACCCATAAAGGGGGTGGTGTATGATATATGAACATTTAATCCTCACATGACTCTATTTATAGAGTTACGTTGGACATGTTGTTTAATATGAGTGATTtattaaaattatcatttttttaaaggTGTGTCAAAacaaacatgaataaataaagatgGACGAAAGagtaataaaaggaaaaattacataacaccacaacttatctttagtaaactatataaaatccttaccctttttattaattacctaaatctctttttttttagaaaaaaaaaacagtcgGATACATGCACAAATTCATAAATGtttgaatatataattttaattatgtatctccaTTTGATTTAGTTAATGTATTACGTATCTCGCCCAAATAGTTTCAGAATGAATGTATCTtagtaattaaaattatgtatctcaatttcaaaattatgtatccggATGCTAATTATGCATCCAAGCAAAAATGGAGTAATTAACTGTTACATTCTTAAGttaaaaattatgtatctcaactttaaaattatgtattcggatgctaaaaataataaaataaaaaaatttttataatttaacaaAGAATAGAAATAGAAAGTAATTAACGATAAACTTGTTGGATTAAATAAAAACCTTAGCCGATTAAAATTAGGAAACTCCTAATTTGTTTTTCATTGGGAATACTAACTTTCTCCCATTATATATAGATCTCAACCAAAACGCAGCAGTAGCACTCATCAATTAAGAGCCATACACCATCACCAAATATTAACATTCAAGACTCAACAAGAGAGAATTTGTACAAGAAAGTGATCAGACAAATCAAATTAAGCAAGATGACTTTTTGTGTCAAAGCAGAAAAAACAATTTTATGTTCAAGGGGTTGTGGTTTTCATGGAACTCCAAACAATAACAACCTTTGTTCCCTATGCTACAAAGCTTTTctcatagaagaagaagaagccaagAAGAATGTAACAGTAGCAACCTTATCCGGTGGCATGTCTTCTCTTACTTTAGATGATGATTCTGGAAAAACTGAGGATGTTGATTCAACTATAATGAAGATTAAGCAAAGATGCATGATTTGCAAGAAGAAAGTGGGATTAATAGGGTTTAGTTGTCGATGTGAAGGAGGAATGTTTTGTAGGGTTCATAGGTATCCTGAAGAACATGCATGTACTTTCGATTTCAGGTCAATTGGTCGTGTGAATTTGGCTAAGGAAAATCGTCTATGCAAAGTTGATAAACTTGAGAATAGGATCTAGGAcattgttgttgtttatgttcCAGTTTGTTTGGATTCTCTTTCGAATTCTAAATATCTACTTCTTTTagaatcaaatttcaatttaatgCATCTCTATTAAATTGTTTCACCTTATCAAATTGGGAATTCTGTTGCTACCGTTGATGTCATGTAGGCTTATTACTAAGgatcaaaaaatcaattttcctcTCTAACGTAAggagaaaatataaaaagaagaatCTCCTTCGACTTTAATATCTTGGTATAAATTTTCAGTAGAACACTGTAGCACTGTGATTTACTTACAACTAATGAAACTCGTGGTTCAAGTAAATGGTAGAAATCAAAGTACATGTAAACAAAAGAGCCCAAATGATCTATTTTACGTATATACACCCGCAACAAACTATGTCATATTGCTTTTTTCTAGAGTCAATTTAACTAGTCTTCATAGCTAAGTTAAATATTCAAGAACTaaccaaaacattataatttgcAATTTTTTGTTATATCAAGTGAGAAAAAACAGATCTTCAGATGTTGATAAAAATTCATGTAGTTCTCCCTACACTACGGCTCTGATAATCTACGAACATTGCGCTTGTTAAGCTGCCTTGAACTTGTCACTACTGGTTGAAAATTGAACTCCTACAACTACATATGCTTCtctacaaaaaaaatgaaaatgcagTTCCAATAATTATATATCCCTATAGACATCACGTGGAAATAAAGAGGGGTGCGAAAGCTGATTCAAACATCACGATtatcaaaacaaagaaaacatAGTATATACTTTATGTTCTCAAAGTTATTGCTCGGACATTAAGTGGGTTGGTCATCCAATATAATGCTACTCTTTTTGTTATGTGTTTAAGGCAACACTTGAACAATCTGTTAATTCAGAGCATAAATCAGGCAATAAATAACCATGACATGTCCAACATACAACCAAGTTCGGTTTGATTAAACGTCAAATTTTAACCAAGCCAACAAGAACCTCCAATAGGTGTGCTTGTGCTATGCCCCTGTCCAAGTTTTTCACCCAACAACGGCT is a window of Capsicum annuum cultivar UCD-10X-F1 unplaced genomic scaffold, UCD10Xv1.1 ctg51647, whole genome shotgun sequence DNA encoding:
- the LOC124892885 gene encoding AN1-type zinc finger protein 5-like, yielding MTFCVKAEKTILCSRGCGFHGTPNNNNLCSLCYKAFLIEEEEAKKNVTVATLSGGMSSLTLDDDSGKTEDVDSTIMKIKQRCMICKKKVGLIGFSCRCEGGMFCRVHRYPEEHACTFDFRSIGRVNLAKENRLCKVDKLENRI